Part of the Paenibacillus sp. FSL R7-0273 genome is shown below.
GCTCCGAGAAAATGGAGATTATCAGTGAGCTCGCTGCTTCCGTAGCCCATGAGGTGCGCAATCCGCTGCAGGTGACGCGCGGGTTCCTGCAGATTCTGGGGGAGCGCTCCGGGCGTAAGGAGAAGGAATATCTGAATATGGCGATGCAGGAGCTGGACCGGGCCTCCGTGATCATTACTGATTTTCTTACCTTTGCCAAGCCGGGGATGGAAGAGATCGACGTATTTGAGGTGTCTGGGGAGCTGAAGCATGTGGCCGGTATTCTGGGGCCGCTGGCTAATCTGCAGGGCGGAACCATTGAGACGCATCTGCAGGAGGAGCTGTTTGTGCTGGGCAGTCCCGCCAAGTTCAAGCAGGCTTTTATTAATCTGATTAAGAACAGTGTGGAGGCGCTGAAGGAGGATGGCCTGATCAAGGTGTCAGCGCGGAAATCGGGCCAGCATATTCTCATCAGTGTGGTGGATAACGGGGAAGGCATGAAGCTGAGCGAGCTGGCCCGGCTGGGCGAGCCCTTTTATTCGAACAAGACCAAGGGGACCGGCCTGGGCCTGATGGTCACCTTCCGGATCGTCGAGGCGATGAACGGGACCATTCATTTTTACAGCAAAAAGGGACAGGGAACCGAGGTAGTGGTAAAATTACCAGCTGATCACAATAAATAGAAATGAAATCCGTTTTTTTAAAGGGATAAGGGCAATGCTGGGCGAAATACTAGCTGTGAATCCTGCAATACTACTACTTTCTTTTGGGGTGCTTGCATGCGCTTGATCGGTAAAAGTGTACATATAACAGCGATGCTGCTGCTGCTTCTGATGACGTTCGGGTCGCTGTCAGCCTCCGGGGAAGGCCGTTACGCCGCAAATGAAATTACAGAGTGGCAGATGCAGTGGGGCAGCGGAGCGGGGGATACCGGGCTTGAAGCTCCGCACAGCGGTCAGGGACACTGGTTCAGCAGCGGGAGAACCAAGCCTGCCGGCGATCTTCCGGAGGGAATCTCCTCAGCCTGGACAAAGATCCAGCTGCCGGTCTTTAACTATGTGTCGCCTGCGGTGTACATCGAGAAGCTCTATGGTCTGCATATCAGGGTGTTTGTGGAGGACCGGCTTGTTCTGGAGGGGGACCGCAGCTACATTAAGGATAATTATTCATTGCTCGTACCGCTGAGCAGTGAGGACAACGGTAAGACCTTGTATATATGGGCTTCGACACTGCAGGACCGGATCGGAGTCAAGGATGCGATACAAGTCGGTGAGCACAGCGAGCTAATCCGCCATTTTGTCAAAAACGGACTGATCGACGTCATTCTGGGCGGGGCCTTTATTTTTGTGGCGCTGGTGCTGTTCATGTGCGGCTTTTTTCTGGACAGGGAGCATTTTTCAATTGCAGTCTCCTTATCCATTGTCATTGCAGCTACAGGGATACTGGCGGTTACTTACTCTCCCTTCATTTATACATTCTACAGCTCCTACGGAGCACTAAGCGTAATCTTCCTCGATCTGGGACTGCTCTCCCTGCTGCCGGCGCTTACATTTTTGTTTGAGCGGATTTTCGGGAGCGGCCGCTTCTCCATCATCCGGCGGTTCCGCATTTTTCAGACGGCCTATTCCCTGTTCTGCATGGTGTTCCTGATTGTGAATACGCTGGCAGACAACCGTTTTGTGGAAGGGTATTATTTTGTATCGACTACAGTTATCGGGTTTATTATGATAGCCCAGTTTATCCTCCTTATTGCCTGTGTGATTTTGTTTTCACTCAAAAAAAATAAGGATGCGATTACCTTCGCCATCGGCTTCGGCACCGCCGCCCTGACAGGTGTATCGGAGCTGGTCTGGTATTACATCAAAAACGGCGATTATGATCTGTTCTACTGGAAATGGGCGCTGGTCGTATTCATTCTCTCGCTGATTGTTATTCTGGGCCGCAGGCTGGCCTTGAACCACCGGCAGGTAGTGCAGTATTCACAGGAGCTGGAGCTGTTCAACAATGAGCTTCAACGTTCCGAAAAAATGGAAATTATCAGCGAGCTGGCGGCTTCGGTTGCTCATGAGGTGCGCAATCCGCTGCAGGTGACAAGAGGGTTCCTTCAGCTTCTCAGCGAGAAGGCAAGCGGCAGTGAAGCGCAGTATTTATCGATGGCGCTTAGCGAGCTGGACCGTGCGGCTAATATCATTACCGATTTCCTGACCTTTGCCAAGCCGGAATTTGAGCAGATTTCCATCCTTAATGTCAGGGAGGAATTTAAGCATATCGAGAGTATTATGCTGCCGCTGTGTCATCTAAACGGGGGCAAAATGATCATGGAGGCCGGAGAGGGCCTGTGGGTAAAGGGCAACTCCTCCAAGTTCAAGCAGGCGTTCATCAATATTATCAAGAACAGCATTGAGTCGCTGGGGGATGAAGGCACGATTCATATGATCGCTTATGGTGTCGGTCCATACGTGTATATTCATATCCAGGATGACGGCGAGGGGATGGACCAGGAGGTGCTGAACCGGCTCGGTGAACCGTATTTCTCGAATAAAACGAAGGGAACAGGCCTTGGACTGATGGTTACTTTCCGGATCATTGAAGCCATGGCTGGCGAGGTCCGGTTCGAAAGCAAAAAGGGAGCCGGAACCGAAACCGTTACGACTCTGCCGCTGGCAGAGGCTCCGGGGGGTTCAGACTCCCTGTGAGGTCAGGAGCGTGATGTAGGCTTACCAGGAACCGAGGGGGGTGACATCCGTCTTCATAACACCGGAGGACGGGCTGGGCGGAATGACCAGGTAGAATTCGTTGGAGCCTTCCTCTACCGTTTTGAGCGTAATATGGTCGGGCAGATCAATACCTAGTGCTTCCCGGAGGGCTTCTTTTGGATTGACTAGCAGTTTCTGTTTGAAACCCGGATCCTCCCATGCCTTCTGAATCACCTGATTCTTAAAAATTGCCTCTGACACAACAATCACCCTTCCCCAAATGGTTTGATTACCCCGTTAGCATACCATAGCATTTTATTACAATCTATGACTTTTTTTGGTTGTTAGCTGAATTTTCAAAGAATTCCTGGCTTTTCATATGTTTAGATAGCCAATACTGTAATCCGCCGCCCAGAAGCTGCTCTTTTTCCGCTTCAACTGCTGCCGCGATTCTCTGAAGATTGTCCGCGAGCATCTGATGGAAGGCGGTCAGGCCGGAAATACGGAAGGTGCCGGCGAGCAGCCGTTCATGATTGTCCGCCGCGGCAGCTGCATACGTCTTGAGACCTCCGGCTGTATAGATGAAATTCCTGGCCTCGGCGGCAGTAATCCCGGCTTGGGGATGGTCAGGATACAGATGCCTGCGGGCCAGTGCCAGCAGGCAATTATAGCTGCCCTCCTCCAGATCCTCTTCCCAGTCCTCGTAATCATCGAGCATCTGCAGCGTAATCAGCACCTCCTGCACTGCTTCTTCTGCAGCCGGAATTGAGGACGCAAGGCCGGTGAGCAGCAGTGCGGCTGCTGCTGAAAGCTTGAGTGGAGCTGCTTTGCCGGCAATCCGGCTGCGGTCGTTATAATAGTAGTCGCCTGAGGCTTCATTGCTGACGCTGTCTGACCATTCGAAGAGATAACGCTTGAAGTGGCTCCAGAAGGAGGATTCTGCAGGGAAAAGCGGGCGGTAGCGGTCAAGAAACTCTGAATACAGCAGATTGGCCAGCGGCAGCAGCTCCGCCGCCGAGCTGCGCCGGTTATCCATCAGATCATCCTGCAGGAAGAAGTACAGCATCAGCAGGACATTCCCTGTAGACATGATGTGCGTCTCTTCCGGGCTCAGCCCGCATTCCCTGCGGAGCCAGAACGGAAGCAGGTAGCAGATGTAATTCTTTTTGCTGCGGGCCCGGAACACATCGAACTGCTCAAGATAGGCAAGCCCCCGGGAGCCCAGCGGCTCCGGAAATCCGGCAATGGCTGCTTTACATTCCTGAAAAACGGCTTGAAGCTCCAGCTCATAATCGTTCAGCCATTCCATCGGCTTGTCCCCTGTCACTATTAGGATGGTCTGTAAATCTATAGCTGACTGATGCTTTGATTGTATGCTGAAATAACGTCTTTTTCAATGAGAACCTGAAGGGGGATGAGACAGATGCAATGGTATACGTTCGGGCAGATGCTGGCGCAGATCCGCATCGGGCAGACAGCCGCTACACCCGACGGCCGTGCGGTAATCCGCACGCGTGGCGGACTGCTCTGGCAGGGCGGAAGACTTGGCGGAACAGTGGTTGAAGTCAGGGATTACCTGTTCTCGGATATCTGGACGATAAGCGAGGATGAAGCTGGGGGGCCGGAGAACGAAATGCGGGAAGCGCATGAGCGCAGGGAACGTGAAATGCTGGTGAACCAG
Proteins encoded:
- a CDS encoding sensor histidine kinase encodes the protein MRLIGKSVHITAMLLLLLMTFGSLSASGEGRYAANEITEWQMQWGSGAGDTGLEAPHSGQGHWFSSGRTKPAGDLPEGISSAWTKIQLPVFNYVSPAVYIEKLYGLHIRVFVEDRLVLEGDRSYIKDNYSLLVPLSSEDNGKTLYIWASTLQDRIGVKDAIQVGEHSELIRHFVKNGLIDVILGGAFIFVALVLFMCGFFLDREHFSIAVSLSIVIAATGILAVTYSPFIYTFYSSYGALSVIFLDLGLLSLLPALTFLFERIFGSGRFSIIRRFRIFQTAYSLFCMVFLIVNTLADNRFVEGYYFVSTTVIGFIMIAQFILLIACVILFSLKKNKDAITFAIGFGTAALTGVSELVWYYIKNGDYDLFYWKWALVVFILSLIVILGRRLALNHRQVVQYSQELELFNNELQRSEKMEIISELAASVAHEVRNPLQVTRGFLQLLSEKASGSEAQYLSMALSELDRAANIITDFLTFAKPEFEQISILNVREEFKHIESIMLPLCHLNGGKMIMEAGEGLWVKGNSSKFKQAFINIIKNSIESLGDEGTIHMIAYGVGPYVYIHIQDDGEGMDQEVLNRLGEPYFSNKTKGTGLGLMVTFRIIEAMAGEVRFESKKGAGTETVTTLPLAEAPGGSDSL
- a CDS encoding NHLP leader peptide family RiPP precursor; its protein translation is MSEAIFKNQVIQKAWEDPGFKQKLLVNPKEALREALGIDLPDHITLKTVEEGSNEFYLVIPPSPSSGVMKTDVTPLGSW